A genomic segment from Paenibacillus sp. FSL K6-1096 encodes:
- the dnaB gene encoding replicative DNA helicase, translating into MGGDLFFDRVPPQNLEAEQAVLGAVLLSDEALITAMERVSTEDFYDKPHQMIFEAMVQLGEESQPIDLITLTSRLQDRGELEDIGGVSYLAKLAHAVPTAANVDYYAQIIEEKAMLRRLIRTATQIVSEGYTGGEDVSIMLSDAERRILEISNRRSGSGFIAIRDVLMQVFDRVELLHQNKGGTSGIPTGFVDLDHMTNGFQRNDLIIVAARPSVGKTAFALNIAQNVAVRAKETVAIFSLEMSAPQLVQRMICAEANLDANIMRTGDFKSDDDWSKLTMGIQSLSESEIYIDDTPGITVNDIRAKCRRLKKEKGLGMIVIDYLQLIQGRGKPGENRQQEVSEISRTLKQIARELDVPVIALSQLSRGVEQRQDKRPMMSDLRESGSIEQDADIVAFLYRDDYYNQDTEKKNIIEIIIAKQRNGPVGTVELVFLKNFNKFVNYERAHAEPFAG; encoded by the coding sequence ATGGGCGGAGATCTCTTTTTCGACCGGGTCCCCCCGCAGAATCTGGAAGCGGAACAGGCCGTGCTGGGTGCGGTGCTGCTGTCCGATGAAGCGCTCATAACCGCGATGGAGCGGGTGAGTACGGAAGACTTCTACGACAAACCGCATCAGATGATCTTTGAAGCGATGGTGCAGCTTGGAGAAGAGAGCCAGCCGATTGACCTGATTACCCTGACCTCCCGGCTTCAGGACCGGGGAGAGCTTGAGGATATTGGCGGTGTCAGCTATTTGGCTAAGCTGGCACATGCGGTGCCGACTGCAGCCAACGTGGACTATTATGCTCAGATTATCGAAGAGAAGGCGATGCTGCGGAGGCTGATCCGCACCGCCACACAGATTGTCAGCGAAGGCTACACCGGCGGCGAAGACGTAAGCATCATGCTAAGCGACGCCGAACGGCGGATTCTGGAAATCTCGAACCGGCGCAGCGGCAGCGGATTCATCGCGATCCGCGATGTGCTGATGCAGGTATTCGACCGGGTGGAGCTGCTCCATCAGAATAAGGGCGGAACGTCAGGGATTCCAACCGGCTTCGTCGATCTGGACCATATGACGAACGGCTTCCAGCGCAATGACCTTATTATTGTGGCGGCCCGTCCTTCCGTAGGGAAGACGGCGTTCGCCCTGAATATCGCCCAGAATGTGGCGGTACGGGCCAAGGAGACTGTAGCCATCTTCAGTCTCGAAATGTCGGCGCCCCAGCTGGTACAGCGTATGATCTGCGCGGAGGCCAACCTGGACGCCAACATTATGCGTACCGGTGACTTCAAGAGCGATGATGACTGGTCGAAGCTTACGATGGGTATCCAGTCCTTGTCCGAATCTGAAATCTATATTGATGATACGCCCGGCATTACGGTGAATGACATCCGGGCGAAATGCCGCAGGCTGAAGAAGGAGAAGGGTCTGGGCATGATCGTCATTGACTACCTCCAGCTGATTCAGGGCCGCGGCAAGCCCGGCGAGAACCGCCAGCAGGAGGTATCGGAAATCTCCCGTACCCTGAAGCAGATTGCCCGTGAGCTTGATGTTCCGGTCATTGCCCTGTCCCAGCTCAGCCGTGGTGTCGAGCAGCGCCAGGACAAACGGCCGATGATGAGTGACCTTCGTGAATCGGGCTCGATTGAGCAGGATGCTGACATCGTTGCGTTCCTGTACCGCGATGATTACTATAATCAGGATACTGAGAAGAAGAATATTATCGAGATTATTATCGCCAAGCAGCGTAACGGCCCTGTAGGAACGGTAGAGCTGGTGTTCCTCAAGAACTTCAACAAGTTCGTCAACTACGAGCGGGCCCATGCCGAACCGTTTGCAGGTTAG
- the rplI gene encoding 50S ribosomal protein L9 — MKVIFLKDVKGQGKKGQIKEVSEGYATNFLLPRGLVRLATDGNVKTLENQTAAEQRRKDQEKEEAVQLGKKIDELTLTLKAKAGEGGRLFGAITSKQIGEALAASHGIVVDKRKIELNDPIRHVGTFQVGVKLHTEVKATFTVQVTEE, encoded by the coding sequence ATGAAGGTCATATTCTTGAAGGATGTTAAAGGGCAAGGTAAGAAAGGACAGATCAAAGAGGTATCGGAAGGTTATGCGACGAACTTCCTGCTGCCGCGCGGGCTGGTGCGCCTGGCTACTGACGGCAATGTGAAGACCCTGGAGAACCAGACGGCAGCGGAACAGCGCCGCAAGGATCAGGAGAAAGAGGAAGCGGTACAGCTCGGCAAGAAGATTGATGAGCTGACCCTGACGCTGAAGGCAAAAGCAGGTGAAGGCGGCCGCCTGTTCGGCGCAATCACCAGCAAGCAGATCGGCGAAGCCCTGGCTGCCTCCCACGGCATCGTGGTAGACAAACGCAAGATTGAGCTGAATGATCCGATCCGCCATGTCGGAACGTTCCAGGTGGGTGTGAAGCTGCATACTGAAGTAAAGGCGACCTTCACGGTTCAGGTAACGGAGGAGTAG
- a CDS encoding DHH family phosphoesterase, whose product MPKFLQRRWHGYHTVWAFLLLLVLIIVVSIYNWVLGVASLFLAGTLCFTMLQAELSFRRNLVDYINGLSFRIKRVEGEAVSMLPLGIILYSEERKVEWHNRNAGTIFSRKSLVGVDMQELMPEVMASLPTTAQKREPAKDGVLKDHRHELTVDERYYQVVVIPSERLLYLYDITELVVLRERYEEEKLAIGIVMMDNLDEAAQGMDDQQRTSLIAKVASEITEWSKQYDVYLRRLSSERYLMLLNHRSLQALEESRFVVLDDVREMTADLKVPMTLSIGLAYGSESASELGALAQSSLDMALGRGGDQAAVKAGQRLSFYGGKSNAAEKRTRVRARVIAHALRDLMQESDRVLIMGHRIPDIDAIGASIGLLKAAQMYNVEAGIVMETPNPSIAKMMEQIRKDEALFKTFITPEQALQVMTEHTLLIVVDTHKASMTIEPKVVQHASRIVVVDHHRRGEEFINDAVLVYLEPYASSTCELVTELLQYIHEKIKLSPLEATMLLAGITVDTKHFAQHTGSRTFEAAGFLRRVGADTVLIQRMLKEDLQEYISKAEIIKHARIIYDHIALVVTTPGTKIPQLLIAQTADTLLGMTNVMASFVISERPDGLIGISARSLGRMNVQVVMEKLGGGGHLSNAAAQLEGTCKDAEARLLAVLAEIEAKEGLFE is encoded by the coding sequence ATGCCAAAATTTCTGCAAAGACGCTGGCACGGCTATCATACCGTGTGGGCGTTCTTGCTGCTGCTGGTCCTGATTATAGTCGTCAGTATCTATAACTGGGTCCTGGGTGTGGCCAGTCTGTTCCTGGCCGGCACCCTATGTTTCACTATGCTGCAGGCCGAGCTGTCGTTCCGCCGCAACCTTGTTGATTACATTAACGGCCTGTCCTTCCGAATCAAGCGGGTGGAGGGGGAGGCTGTAAGCATGCTTCCCTTGGGTATAATCCTCTACAGCGAAGAACGCAAGGTGGAGTGGCATAACCGCAATGCCGGCACCATCTTCTCGCGGAAATCTCTGGTAGGTGTAGACATGCAGGAGCTGATGCCGGAGGTGATGGCTTCGCTGCCGACTACGGCGCAGAAGCGGGAGCCGGCCAAAGACGGGGTACTGAAGGATCACCGCCATGAGCTTACGGTGGATGAACGCTATTATCAGGTCGTGGTGATTCCGAGTGAACGTCTGCTCTATCTATATGACATTACTGAGCTTGTGGTGCTGCGTGAACGGTATGAGGAAGAGAAGCTGGCGATCGGCATTGTCATGATGGACAATCTGGACGAAGCTGCGCAGGGCATGGATGACCAGCAGCGTACGTCGCTGATCGCCAAGGTGGCCAGCGAGATCACAGAGTGGAGCAAGCAGTACGATGTATATCTGCGCCGCCTGTCCTCCGAGCGGTATCTGATGCTGCTCAACCACCGCAGCCTCCAGGCGCTGGAGGAGAGCCGGTTCGTGGTGCTTGACGATGTGCGGGAGATGACGGCTGACCTTAAGGTGCCGATGACGCTCAGCATCGGCCTTGCCTACGGCTCGGAATCAGCCAGTGAGCTTGGAGCGCTGGCCCAGTCCAGTCTGGATATGGCTCTGGGCCGGGGCGGGGACCAAGCGGCGGTGAAGGCAGGCCAGCGGCTCTCCTTCTACGGCGGCAAGAGCAACGCGGCTGAGAAGCGTACCCGCGTCCGGGCCCGTGTTATTGCCCATGCGCTGCGGGACCTGATGCAGGAGAGCGACCGGGTGCTGATTATGGGGCACCGGATACCGGATATTGATGCGATAGGGGCATCGATCGGGCTGCTGAAGGCTGCCCAGATGTATAATGTGGAAGCCGGCATTGTGATGGAGACCCCGAATCCGTCGATTGCCAAGATGATGGAGCAGATCCGCAAGGATGAGGCACTCTTCAAGACCTTCATCACGCCGGAGCAGGCGCTCCAGGTGATGACAGAGCATACGCTGCTGATTGTGGTAGACACACATAAGGCCTCTATGACCATTGAGCCGAAGGTGGTTCAGCATGCCAGCCGGATCGTGGTGGTGGACCATCACCGCCGGGGTGAAGAATTCATTAATGATGCGGTCCTTGTGTATCTGGAGCCGTATGCTTCGTCAACCTGCGAGCTGGTGACAGAGCTGCTGCAGTATATTCATGAGAAGATCAAGCTGAGCCCGCTGGAGGCCACGATGCTGCTGGCCGGCATTACGGTGGATACGAAGCATTTCGCCCAGCACACGGGGTCGCGGACCTTCGAGGCCGCCGGCTTCCTGCGCCGGGTCGGGGCGGATACGGTTCTGATCCAGCGGATGCTGAAGGAGGACCTGCAGGAGTACATCTCCAAGGCGGAGATTATCAAGCACGCACGCATCATCTATGATCATATCGCGCTGGTGGTAACAACGCCCGGGACGAAGATTCCGCAGCTGCTGATCGCCCAGACAGCGGATACGCTGCTGGGAATGACGAATGTGATGGCTTCCTTCGTCATCAGCGAGCGGCCTGACGGCCTCATCGGCATCAGCGCCCGTTCCCTGGGACGGATGAATGTGCAGGTCGTCATGGAGAAGCTGGGCGGCGGCGGGCATCTGTCCAATGCAGCCGCACAGCTTGAAGGAACCTGTAAGGATGCAGAAGCCAGACTGCTTGCAGTACTGGCCGAAATTGAAGCGAAAGAGGGGTTATTTGAATGA